A region from the Lolium perenne isolate Kyuss_39 chromosome 4, Kyuss_2.0, whole genome shotgun sequence genome encodes:
- the LOC139830749 gene encoding uncharacterized protein has product MPPKAPARKMRAKKTKPPGMSNAEWAADEQRRDVETSARAERVKRAAAKRSAEAAQEEQARLISMAYSGGMFPGQWPTQGTTSSPSSFSPSLYSPSPTAVFQEGAYVQPSKPTPSPPELGVGGGGLFEDTSPAMRRGPLAFGAMAAPNEEEIHEMITSGTTAAAASPGFFMTAAAACPGFFTQEETRATAAVAARNEHREDVADGSQAVEEEGEEEEEPTQAAANLSKGKKKRKKDSPPAEPRIKWTPKEEECLAEAWMTVSTNGIIGANQSFDTYWLRVKQAYEERKLVDPYFNKTNMNVFRGDKAMATHWGLMQTACSKWHGIQEECEKRPISGHDMEQKLRRALDMYTDDTSLQFKFLNVYARLEKCEKWKEVRTTLSKSKTEQYNPDAPAASAAEGRPELGQKKLKELKKTGNPADRMQSSIDKCWADLRTHADGRNDKFDGRWREMLANQGVRIALLKTTAAAKKRNTDLAFLMGGGDMELMDEETRNWYQGHRNDILRATPASPSSSPPAHTSSSSPSTSSTAAASTSTAAGSSSAAAAASATTCEETGPSDEAAPAGTADEPVSV; this is encoded by the exons atgccgccgaaggcgccggcgaggaagatgcgggcgaagaagacgaagccgccgggcatgtcgaacgccgagtgggcggcggacgagcaaCGGCGCGACGTGGAaacaagcgccagggcggagagggtgaaaagagccgccgccaagaggtcggcggaggcggcccaggaggaacaagcgaggctgatcagcatggcctatagcggcggcatgttccccggccaatggccgacgcaaggtacaacaagttccccgtcttccttctcgccttcgctgtactcgccgtcgccgactgccgtgttccaagagggcgcctacgtccaaccgtccaagcccacaccgtcgccgcccgagcttggCGTCGGCGGTGGCGGCCTGTTCGAGGACACCTCGCCGGCcatgcgacgagggccgctcgcgttcggtgcgatggcggcgccgaacgaagaggagatccacgagatgatcacctccggcaccaccgccgccgctgcgagcccgggattcttcatgaccgccgccgctgcgtgcccggggttcttcacgcaagaggagacgagggcgacggcagctgtggcggcgcgcaacgagcatcgcgaggatgttgccgacggaagccaagccgtcgaagaagaaggcgaggaagaagaagagccaactcaagccgccgccaacctatcgaaggggaagaagaagaggaagaaggactcgccgcctgccgaaccgcgtatcaaatggacgccgaaggaagaggagtgcctcgccgaagcttggatgaccgtgtccacgaacggcataatcggggccaatcagtcgttcgacacatattggcttcgagtgaagcaggcgtacgaggagcgcaaactcgtcgatccctacttcaacaagacgaacatgaacgtgttccggggagacaaggcaatggccacccattgggggctcatgcagacggcgtgcagcaaatggcacggcatacaggaggagtgcgagaaacggccgatcagcggccacgacatggagcaaaag ctgcgccgagctttggacatgtacacggacgacaccagcctgcagttcaagttcctcaacgtctacgcccgcctcgagaagtgcgagaagtggaaggaagtccgcacgaccctgtcgaagagcaagaccgagcagtacaaccccgacgctccggcggcaagcgcggcggaagggcgccctgaactcggccagaagaagctcaaagagctcaaaaagacgggcaatcccgccgacaggatgcagtcgtcgatcgacaagtgctgggccgacttgaggacgcacgccgacgggaggaacgacaagttcgacggcaggtggcgggagatgctcgccaaccaaggcgtccggatcgccctgctgaagacgacggcggcggcgaagaagaggaacacagacttggcgttcctcatgggcggcggcgacatggaactgatggacgaggagacgaggaattggtaccagggccaccgcaacgacatcctccgagccactccggccagtccttcgtcgtctccgccggctcatacctcgtcttcctcaccatctacctcgtcgactgcggctgcttcgacgtccactgccgctggttcatcatccgccgccgcagccgcttcggccacgacgtgtgaggaaactggtccgtcggacgaAGCCGcgccggccgggactgccgacgagcctgtttccgtgtaa